Sequence from the Methanobrevibacter arboriphilus genome:
GAATACAATGTAAGATATGATAACTTAATCCTATTGATAAAAGTTTGTATTAACTTGTATTATTCGTAAAATAAACCAAAGATGAAATTATGAAAAACAAAAAAAATATATTAATTGTTTTATTATTTCTTAGTTTAATAGCTATAATGAGCATTAATACAGCTACGGCTAAAACAATAAGTATTAATGATGCTTCATCTTATAATCAAACTGGATTATCATTAAGTAAACAAATCCAAAAAATAATTGATACAGCTACAGCAGGAGATACAATTAAGTTTTTAGGAAGTTTTTACGAAGACTTAACTTTAACAATAAACAAAAAATTAAATATTATAAGTAATTCTGGAACAATAATAAGTGGTTCTGATAGTAGCTCATTAAAAACAATATTTTTCATAAATGGAAGTTCTGCATCAGGTACAACAATTTCAGGTTTTAATTTGGATAATGAGGATGGAAACGGAATAACATTAAACAACACTAAAAACATTAAAGCATCAAAAAATAATATAACTGCTAAAGATTCTGGAGTATCAGTTTCTAAAAGTTCCAATATAACTATAAACAATAACAATATTACAAAATCGGATGAAGGGATCTCTTTAAAAGATAGTAATAATATCTATGTTGAAAACAACAAATTAGATAATAATAATGAAGGAATTTCTTTAGATAGTACAAATAACGTGGATATTAAAAGTAACAACATTACAAATAACAAGAATGGAATTAGCTTAAAAAGTACTAAAAAAACAAACATAATAAACAATAAAGTATACAATAATAAAAAATCAGGTATATACTCCTATAAAACTCAATATACTCAGATTAAATATAATAACATAAAAAATAATGAAGAAACTGGAATATTAGCCGAAGGTATTCTTACAAATCTCAATCTAACCCATAATAACATTTCTTACAATCATTATGGAATACGTTTAGATTCTATTGATAATTCTTATGTAACAATGAAAACTAATTCCATCAGGTATAATGTAGAAGGAATTAGTTTTGGTCCAAATTATATTGATAATAAAGCAAAAGATATATCATCTAATGATATTTCATCAAACACAGGTAAAGATGTTGAACTTAGAGATTCAAGCTATTATGATACATTAGAAATTGGACCCAATTGGTATGGGGCTAATGCTGATTATTTAGCTAATATTTGCCCTAAGTTAAAATCAGGAATGATACAATTTAAACTTAAAAGTGGTGGAAATGGAGTTTATATGGGAGTTTTTACATATAATGGTCAGACTATGACTGATTTACCTCCAATAGATGTTCTTTTCATAGTTAATGGAGAAAAAATATGGGTTACTACAGTAAACGGAGTAGCTACAGTTAATTTTGGCAAAAATTTTGATAAAAATCAGGCAGGAGGAATTTTAAACGCAATAGCAGGAGTAGAAAGATTCCAATTAGGAATTACCTACACTGAAAATATCAATAACAATAATAATGGAAAAACTCCTGTTAATGGAGGAACTGGAAATCCTGGAAATGGAGGTCTAGGAGGCTTAGGTATTGGCGGAAATGGTCTTGGAACTATTGGAATAGGTACTGGGTCACCTGGAGGATCAAATCCTTCTTCAAATCAATTAAGTGAAGGAGCCTCTTCTTCTTCTGGATCTAGTTCTGCAGCTCAATCTTCAACACAACAAGCTAAAGTAATAAATATTGATGATGGAGAGAACTTATTTAAAATAGAAGATAGTCAAGCTTTAGGAATATTAATTATTGGACTACTTTTAGGTTCGATAATTGTGGGATATATGTTAAGAAGAGATAAAAAAACCTCATTTTAAGGTGGAAAAATGATTGATTTACAAGTTTTATCTTATATAATAGTTATTGTGTTGTCTTCTATAGCTATATCTACTTCTTTAATAAATAATTCTATAAATAAGAATAATTCAATATTGATAGCAGTATATTTAGGTTTGTTAATCTTAGTGTCAGTTTTTATTTCAAATATTTTTAGTAAATCAATAATTCCTACAATAAATAATAATATAAGTTTCATAATGACAATAATTGGAATGGTATTGATTTATACTGGTTATAGGTTTATTTTAGATTTTAAAATAAAATCAAAAAAAAGTATAGAAAGAAAGTATCCTAAAATAATTTATAAAATAAATGAAGAACTCTCATTAATATTATTGTTTTTTAGTTATTATGCAGCAATATTAATTAATATAATTTATGTTGCCCCTTCAATTTGGTTATCTATATTTGAATTAGGATTAATCTCGGTAGGAATTTCAATTATTTTAATAATAGCCTCATATTTTATATTATACCGAAAAATAAGAACTCCAAAAAGAATGTTTAATGGGATTTTTGGATTTTTTTTAATGCTCTCAGGAATACTATATTTTACATTATATATGTTTGTTCCAAATCTACAAAATGTTTTAAGTCAAAATATGACTCCTTTGAGTTTTCCAGAAACTAATATGATGATATACATATTAATAATTGTATTAATATCAGTAGCTTTTGGATTTGTATTTAAAAAATCTAAAAGGTTTAGGAATTTGTTTTAAATATAATTTAAATTAATAATATTATAATTTTAAAAGTTATATGAACATTAATACTGTTAAAAAGTTATTATTTAAAAATTAATATTAAAAATTACAACTAAAGAATTACAACTAAAAGATTATAGCTAAAAGATTAATATTAAAAAGATTATCAAAAAGTAAAATAATGAAAATCAATTAAAAAAGAGAAAGATATCATGGACATTATAGGAAGCGGAATTCTAACAGGCATTTTACACGCAATCTCTCAAAGTTTACTAATACCAGTAATAATTATACTAATATTATTTGTTATATTTGCATTAATAAGTGTTGGAGGGCTTATAGCTGAATACACTTCTCGAAAAAAATTCAAATTAGAAGAAAGTGAATCATTAATAAGATCACTTAATAGCTTGAATAACACAAATCAAATGAAAGAAGCAATAAAAGAATCAGATATTAATGAAGAATACAAATTAGCTATGATTAAAGTTATCAACAATGAAGATTTTGGAACTGAAACTAAA
This genomic interval carries:
- a CDS encoding DUF2162 family putative transporter, whose translation is MIDLQVLSYIIVIVLSSIAISTSLINNSINKNNSILIAVYLGLLILVSVFISNIFSKSIIPTINNNISFIMTIIGMVLIYTGYRFILDFKIKSKKSIERKYPKIIYKINEELSLILLFFSYYAAILINIIYVAPSIWLSIFELGLISVGISIILIIASYFILYRKIRTPKRMFNGIFGFFLMLSGILYFTLYMFVPNLQNVLSQNMTPLSFPETNMMIYILIIVLISVAFGFVFKKSKRFRNLF
- a CDS encoding right-handed parallel beta-helix repeat-containing protein encodes the protein MKNKKNILIVLLFLSLIAIMSINTATAKTISINDASSYNQTGLSLSKQIQKIIDTATAGDTIKFLGSFYEDLTLTINKKLNIISNSGTIISGSDSSSLKTIFFINGSSASGTTISGFNLDNEDGNGITLNNTKNIKASKNNITAKDSGVSVSKSSNITINNNNITKSDEGISLKDSNNIYVENNKLDNNNEGISLDSTNNVDIKSNNITNNKNGISLKSTKKTNIINNKVYNNKKSGIYSYKTQYTQIKYNNIKNNEETGILAEGILTNLNLTHNNISYNHYGIRLDSIDNSYVTMKTNSIRYNVEGISFGPNYIDNKAKDISSNDISSNTGKDVELRDSSYYDTLEIGPNWYGANADYLANICPKLKSGMIQFKLKSGGNGVYMGVFTYNGQTMTDLPPIDVLFIVNGEKIWVTTVNGVATVNFGKNFDKNQAGGILNAIAGVERFQLGITYTENINNNNNGKTPVNGGTGNPGNGGLGGLGIGGNGLGTIGIGTGSPGGSNPSSNQLSEGASSSSGSSSAAQSSTQQAKVINIDDGENLFKIEDSQALGILIIGLLLGSIIVGYMLRRDKKTSF